AATTTAATTTCGTACGTAAAACGTTGTAGTAAGAGTAGTTTTTTGGATGAATTAACCGCAATTTTTTATCTGCTTTTTTAATGACGACTTCATCACCAGGTAAAACGGCAAGCACAACGTGGCTGTCGCAGCTGACTTGCAAGCTGTCAGTATTGTCTAAACTAAGTTTTAGCCTCACTTCGTTATCGGCATCTACCACTAATGGCCTGCTTGATAACGTGTGCGGAAACATAGGCACCAAAGATATTGCATTTAGTTCAGGCGTTAATATTGGACCGCCACCAGAAAGTGAGTAAGCAGTTGATCCTGTTGGCGTAGATACAATTAGCCCATCAGAGCGCTGAGAGAATACAAAGTCGCTATTTATAAATGCCTCAAACTCAATCATATGAGCCACTTTATCTGCATGTAATACGGCTTCGTTTACCGCTAAATTGGCACTTTTTAGTTCATTGTGACGATAAACTTCTACTTCCAATAAAAAGCGATTTTCTTCAATATACTCACCACTTAAAACATGCTCTAGGCTAGCTTCAAAACCTTCAGGGTTTAAGTCGGTTAAAAAACCAAGGTTACCTCGGTTAACGCCAATTACAGCAATGTTAAAACGAGCAAGCACGCGCGCAGCTCCTAACATATTTCCGTCACCGCCAACCACAATTGCAAGGTCGGCTTGCTCTCCTAAATCAACCAGTTTAACAAGGTTTTCTTTGGGTACATCGACTAACTGTCCGCCAGTGCGCTTTTCAACAATCACTTCAAAACCAAGTGCCAGTAGAAATGTATGCAAACGCTGCAAAGTGGCAGCCGCTTTTGGGTGGTTTGGTTTGCCAATAAGGCCAATAGTATTGAAAGGAGAGTTCATAATCTGCACACTAAAAATTTTGATGTTTGTAGAGTAACTCAAAAGCAAAGTGTTTGAAAATACAGATTTTACCTAAATGAGTATGATTCAATTTAGTTTAAAATAAATTTGTTTTATATTGTTCAACAAAGGGGAAATGACTTGAAATAGCAGCAAATGCCCCGATATACCTTTCATGCAACAAGATGTAGATATCATGAAATTAAATCCGCGCGATCAGCAAATATTTTCAGCTGTAATGAACATGTACTGTAACGGTGAGGGATTGCCCGTTCCATCAACAAAAATTGCCAAGCTAAAAAGCATGGCTGTGTGTTCAGCAACCGTTCGTAATGCAATGGCCCG
This DNA window, taken from Pseudoalteromonas marina, encodes the following:
- the nadK gene encoding NAD(+) kinase produces the protein MNSPFNTIGLIGKPNHPKAAATLQRLHTFLLALGFEVIVEKRTGGQLVDVPKENLVKLVDLGEQADLAIVVGGDGNMLGAARVLARFNIAVIGVNRGNLGFLTDLNPEGFEASLEHVLSGEYIEENRFLLEVEVYRHNELKSANLAVNEAVLHADKVAHMIEFEAFINSDFVFSQRSDGLIVSTPTGSTAYSLSGGGPILTPELNAISLVPMFPHTLSSRPLVVDADNEVRLKLSLDNTDSLQVSCDSHVVLAVLPGDEVVIKKADKKLRLIHPKNYSYYNVLRTKLNWGSRLY